A single genomic interval of Sphingobium sp. WTD-1 harbors:
- a CDS encoding TolC family protein has translation MIMMPRRAVRRLLLSIGATLASAWAVPVSAGPLTYEQAVRLAAANAPSLKARAAATAGARSSAVAADRLPDPTLDLGLQNFPVSGPNAGSFTRDDFTMATIGFSQTFPNLAKRHARAARAAADIGIAEAGELVEGRNVRLETALAWVDLYYGERRLRQLDLLDASLDDLQKTVTARLASGSARPSQALEPDQLRAAIADRRAEMAAVVAQARARLARYTGDPDPQATGDPPMLDVDPIRLRAGIDALPALRAQDARIAVAEADVRLARADKRPDWKVGVTYGRRDPMYGDMASVGVSIDLPLFAGKRQNPRIAASESLAQGGRFDREAIRRELVAQLDADLADHAMHLSRLRNARETLVPLARHRAELDRDSYGAGKLDLGAALLTTLGLAEAEVEALNREADVARDAVRITITYGEERP, from the coding sequence ATGATCATGATGCCGAGGCGCGCTGTGCGACGCCTGTTGCTCTCTATCGGTGCGACGCTTGCGAGCGCCTGGGCCGTGCCGGTGTCGGCCGGCCCGCTCACCTACGAGCAGGCAGTGAGGCTCGCTGCCGCCAACGCGCCAAGCCTCAAGGCGCGCGCGGCGGCGACAGCCGGCGCCCGCTCTTCGGCGGTCGCGGCCGATCGCCTGCCCGATCCGACGCTCGACCTGGGCCTGCAGAACTTCCCGGTGAGCGGCCCCAATGCCGGCAGCTTCACGCGCGACGATTTCACTATGGCGACGATCGGGTTCAGCCAGACCTTCCCCAATCTCGCCAAGCGCCATGCACGCGCCGCGCGCGCCGCGGCCGATATCGGTATCGCCGAGGCGGGCGAGCTGGTCGAAGGCCGCAACGTGCGGCTCGAGACCGCCCTCGCCTGGGTCGATCTCTATTATGGAGAACGCCGGCTCCGGCAGCTCGACCTGCTCGATGCCAGCCTCGACGACCTGCAGAAGACCGTGACCGCACGCCTGGCGTCGGGCAGCGCGCGCCCGAGCCAGGCGCTCGAGCCCGACCAGCTCCGCGCCGCCATCGCCGATCGCCGCGCCGAGATGGCTGCGGTGGTGGCGCAGGCGCGGGCCCGGCTCGCGCGCTATACCGGCGACCCCGACCCGCAGGCGACGGGCGACCCGCCGATGCTCGATGTCGATCCGATCCGGCTGCGGGCCGGGATCGATGCGCTTCCCGCCCTGCGCGCGCAGGACGCGCGGATCGCAGTCGCCGAAGCGGACGTGCGTCTCGCGCGCGCCGACAAGCGCCCCGACTGGAAGGTCGGCGTCACCTATGGCCGGCGCGATCCCATGTACGGCGACATGGCCTCGGTCGGCGTGTCGATCGACCTGCCGCTGTTCGCCGGCAAGCGCCAGAACCCCAGGATCGCTGCAAGCGAGAGCCTTGCGCAAGGGGGTCGGTTCGACCGCGAGGCGATCCGCCGCGAGCTGGTGGCGCAGCTCGACGCCGATCTCGCAGACCATGCCATGCATCTCTCCCGGTTGCGCAATGCCCGCGAGACGCTGGTGCCACTCGCCAGGCACCGCGCCGAGCTCGACCGCGACAGCTATGGCGCCGGCAAGCTCGACCTTGGCGCCGCGCTGCTCACGACGCTCGGGCTCGCGGAGGCCGAGGTCGAGGCGCTCAACCGCGAAGCCGACGTCGCGCGCGACGCGGTCCGCATCACTATCACCTATGGGGAGGAGCGGCCATGA
- a CDS encoding heavy metal-responsive transcriptional regulator yields the protein MGNFKIGELAAAAGVGRDTIRYYERMGLLREPARTAAGYRLYDATDLERVNFIRSAQELGFTLEQARQLLALRASDTAHAQAVLDITLAKIADAEARLERLSDIRDMLRMLADECPGEVPVSDCPILAFLTARRKDQQHNKKHQAAQDERSPRAKGVLS from the coding sequence ATGGGCAATTTCAAGATCGGCGAACTGGCCGCGGCCGCAGGCGTGGGGCGGGATACGATCCGCTATTATGAGCGGATGGGCCTGCTGCGCGAGCCCGCGCGCACGGCAGCGGGCTACAGGCTCTACGACGCGACCGACCTCGAGCGCGTCAATTTCATCCGCTCGGCGCAGGAGCTTGGTTTCACACTCGAACAGGCCCGGCAGCTGCTGGCACTCAGGGCGTCGGACACCGCGCATGCCCAGGCCGTGCTCGATATCACGCTTGCCAAGATCGCGGACGCCGAAGCCCGGCTCGAGCGCCTGTCGGATATCCGCGACATGCTGCGGATGCTCGCCGACGAATGCCCGGGCGAAGTGCCGGTCTCCGATTGCCCGATCCTCGCCTTCCTGACGGCGCGGCGGAAAGACCAGCAGCATAACAAGAAACATCAGGCAGCGCAGGACGAACGATCACCACGAGCGAAAGGGGTTTTGTCATGA